Proteins from a single region of Oncorhynchus nerka isolate Pitt River linkage group LG18, Oner_Uvic_2.0, whole genome shotgun sequence:
- the LOC135561755 gene encoding short coiled-coil protein B isoform X1: MEAELEEEDGSFTNISLADDRPTGDRGTAVLLTKQDNEDFTMNCHMDGDMENQVEMEEKTRLINQVLELQHTLEDLSARVDAVKEENLKLKSENQVLGQYIENLMSASSVFQTTDNKSKRK; encoded by the exons ATGGAAGCAGAGCTGGAAGAAGAGGACGGGAGTTTCACTAACATCTCCCTCGCCGATGACAGACCTACAG gggacagaggaACTGCAGTCCTGCTCACCAAACAGGACAACGAGGACTTCACCATGAACTGTCACATGGATG GAGACATGGAGAACCAGGTTGAGATGGAGGAGAAGACGAGGCTCATCAACCAGGTGCTGGAGCTACAACACACACTGGAAG ATCTGTCAGCACGTGTGGATGCGGTCAAAGAGGAGAACCTGAAGTTGAAGTCGGAGAACCAGGTTCTAGGCCAGTACATCGAGAACCTCATGTCGGCCTCCAGCGTGTTCCAAACCACCGACAACAAGAGCAAACGGAAGTAA
- the LOC135561755 gene encoding short coiled-coil protein B isoform X2 → MEAELEEEDGSFTNISLADDRPTGDRGTAVLLTKQDNEDFTMNCHMDDMENQVEMEEKTRLINQVLELQHTLEDLSARVDAVKEENLKLKSENQVLGQYIENLMSASSVFQTTDNKSKRK, encoded by the exons ATGGAAGCAGAGCTGGAAGAAGAGGACGGGAGTTTCACTAACATCTCCCTCGCCGATGACAGACCTACAG gggacagaggaACTGCAGTCCTGCTCACCAAACAGGACAACGAGGACTTCACCATGAACTGTCACATGGATG ACATGGAGAACCAGGTTGAGATGGAGGAGAAGACGAGGCTCATCAACCAGGTGCTGGAGCTACAACACACACTGGAAG ATCTGTCAGCACGTGTGGATGCGGTCAAAGAGGAGAACCTGAAGTTGAAGTCGGAGAACCAGGTTCTAGGCCAGTACATCGAGAACCTCATGTCGGCCTCCAGCGTGTTCCAAACCACCGACAACAAGAGCAAACGGAAGTAA
- the LOC135561755 gene encoding short coiled-coil protein B isoform X4, protein MNCHMDDMENQVEMEEKTRLINQVLELQHTLEDLSARVDAVKEENLKLKSENQVLGQYIENLMSASSVFQTTDNKSKRK, encoded by the exons ATGAACTGTCACATGGATG ACATGGAGAACCAGGTTGAGATGGAGGAGAAGACGAGGCTCATCAACCAGGTGCTGGAGCTACAACACACACTGGAAG ATCTGTCAGCACGTGTGGATGCGGTCAAAGAGGAGAACCTGAAGTTGAAGTCGGAGAACCAGGTTCTAGGCCAGTACATCGAGAACCTCATGTCGGCCTCCAGCGTGTTCCAAACCACCGACAACAAGAGCAAACGGAAGTAA
- the LOC135561755 gene encoding short coiled-coil protein B isoform X3, whose protein sequence is MNCHMDGDMENQVEMEEKTRLINQVLELQHTLEDLSARVDAVKEENLKLKSENQVLGQYIENLMSASSVFQTTDNKSKRK, encoded by the exons ATGAACTGTCACATGGATG GAGACATGGAGAACCAGGTTGAGATGGAGGAGAAGACGAGGCTCATCAACCAGGTGCTGGAGCTACAACACACACTGGAAG ATCTGTCAGCACGTGTGGATGCGGTCAAAGAGGAGAACCTGAAGTTGAAGTCGGAGAACCAGGTTCTAGGCCAGTACATCGAGAACCTCATGTCGGCCTCCAGCGTGTTCCAAACCACCGACAACAAGAGCAAACGGAAGTAA